From the Streptomyces syringium genome, one window contains:
- a CDS encoding exodeoxyribonuclease VII small subunit, protein MAKTGAMDGNEGAPGAEDDALGYEQARDELIEVVRRLEAGGTSLEESLALWERGEALAKVCRRWLDGARARLDAALAESEGGPSAEES, encoded by the coding sequence ATGGCGAAGACGGGTGCGATGGACGGGAACGAGGGTGCTCCGGGGGCGGAGGACGACGCCCTGGGGTACGAGCAGGCGCGGGACGAGCTGATCGAAGTCGTCCGCCGTCTGGAGGCCGGTGGTACGTCGCTGGAGGAGTCGCTGGCCCTGTGGGAGCGGGGCGAGGCGCTGGCGAAGGTGTGCCGCCGCTGGCTGGACGGTGCGCGGGCGCGGCTCGACGCGGCACTGGCGGAATCCGAGGGCGGACCGTCCGCCGAGGAGAGCTGA
- the xseA gene encoding exodeoxyribonuclease VII large subunit gives MALNTSPEAPIPVGQVSRLIGGWIDRLGAVWVEGQITQLSRRPGAGVVFLTLRDPSHDISLSVTCYRSVFDQIADVVSEGARVVVHAKPEWYAPRGSLSLRATEIKPVGVGELLARLEQLKKSLAAEGLFAAERKRPLPFLPQLIGLVCGRASAAERDVLENARHRWPAVRFEVRNVPVQGVHAVPGVVAAIEELDAAPDVDVIIVARGGGSVEDLLPFSDEQLVRTVAACRTPLVSAIGHEPDSPLLDLVADLRASTPTDAAKRVVPDVGEELTRVGQLRERALRCVTAHLDREERGLAAARARPCMERPQRMVDEREQQISALAERGRRTLGHLLDRADSELAHTRARVVALSPAATLRRGYAVLQHADGSVVRDAGEVTPEEELRARVAEGEFTVRAVAAPPAVTPPA, from the coding sequence ATGGCTCTCAACACCTCCCCCGAGGCCCCGATCCCCGTCGGTCAGGTGTCCCGGCTGATCGGCGGCTGGATCGACCGGCTGGGCGCCGTGTGGGTGGAAGGGCAGATCACCCAGCTCTCGAGACGGCCCGGCGCGGGCGTCGTGTTCTTGACGCTGCGTGATCCCTCGCACGACATCTCCCTGTCCGTCACCTGCTACCGGAGCGTCTTCGACCAGATCGCCGACGTCGTCTCGGAGGGCGCGCGCGTCGTCGTGCACGCCAAGCCGGAGTGGTACGCGCCGCGTGGCTCGCTGTCGCTGCGGGCGACCGAGATCAAGCCGGTCGGGGTCGGGGAGCTGCTGGCGCGGCTGGAGCAGTTGAAGAAGTCCCTGGCGGCGGAGGGGCTGTTCGCCGCCGAGCGCAAACGGCCGCTGCCGTTCCTGCCGCAGCTCATCGGGCTGGTCTGCGGGCGGGCCTCCGCGGCCGAGCGGGATGTGCTGGAGAACGCCCGGCACCGCTGGCCCGCCGTGCGGTTCGAAGTGCGCAACGTCCCCGTGCAGGGCGTGCACGCCGTGCCGGGCGTCGTGGCGGCGATCGAGGAGCTGGACGCCGCGCCGGACGTGGACGTGATCATCGTGGCCCGCGGCGGCGGCAGCGTGGAGGACCTGCTGCCGTTCTCGGACGAGCAGCTCGTGCGGACCGTGGCCGCGTGCCGTACGCCGCTGGTGTCGGCGATCGGCCACGAGCCGGACTCGCCGCTGCTCGATCTCGTCGCCGATCTGCGCGCGTCCACGCCCACCGACGCGGCGAAGCGGGTCGTGCCCGATGTGGGCGAGGAGCTGACCCGGGTCGGGCAGCTGCGGGAGCGCGCGCTGCGCTGTGTCACCGCGCACCTGGACCGCGAGGAGCGCGGCCTCGCGGCGGCGCGGGCGCGGCCGTGCATGGAACGGCCGCAGCGGATGGTGGACGAGCGGGAGCAGCAGATCTCCGCGCTCGCGGAGCGGGGCCGGCGCACGCTCGGGCATCTGCTGGACCGGGCGGACTCCGAACTGGCGCACACCCGGGCGCGCGTGGTCGCGCTGTCCCCGGCGGCGACCCTGCGGCGCGGCTACGCGGTGCTCCAGCACGCGGACGGCTCGGTGGTGCGCGACGCCGGCGAGGTGACGCCGGAGGAGGAGCTGCGGGCCCGGGTCGCGGAGGGCGAGTTCACGGTGCGGGCCGTTGCCGCGCCCCCCGCCGTCACACCGCCCGCATAG
- a CDS encoding APC family permease yields MSAPPSDGDGTLRRTLSFRDLVVYGLLFIAPMAPVGVFGTLDAKSHGAVALVYLVATVAMAFTAFSYAQMVRVAPQAGSVFTYARLGLGEGAGFVAGWMAMLDYLLIPAVAYLFSGIAMHALVPGVHQWVWTAIAVVVTTALNLSGVRAAALVGFLVLAMEIVVLLVFLVAAVVALAQDGARRGWLSPLTGEGGFSMTAVLGAVSVAVLSYLGFDAIASFAEEATGGSERVARAVLTCLVVAGVLFVAQTYLAALLAPMSPAELAAKPENQGSAFYDTVDSATGTWLHDLVAVSKAIGAAFAALAGQAAAGRLLFAMARQRRLPNLLAKVDRGSGVPRLALLAAAAVTLVAAVWAARRDDGLDRLVSVVDVGALVAFALLHLSVIGWFAVRKRGGTPRLVRHVVLPLLGLVVTVAVIVEAAATARFVGAVWLAAGLGVLGAQALRRTTPE; encoded by the coding sequence ATGTCCGCACCACCCTCCGACGGTGACGGCACGCTCCGCCGGACGCTGTCCTTCCGGGACCTCGTCGTCTACGGCCTGCTCTTCATCGCCCCCATGGCACCGGTCGGCGTCTTCGGCACGCTGGACGCGAAGTCGCACGGGGCCGTGGCGCTCGTCTATCTCGTGGCGACGGTCGCGATGGCCTTCACGGCCTTCTCGTACGCGCAGATGGTGCGGGTCGCCCCGCAGGCGGGGTCGGTGTTCACGTACGCGCGTCTGGGGCTCGGCGAGGGTGCGGGGTTCGTCGCCGGGTGGATGGCGATGCTGGACTATCTGCTGATCCCGGCGGTCGCGTATCTCTTCTCCGGCATCGCGATGCACGCGCTGGTGCCGGGCGTCCACCAGTGGGTGTGGACGGCGATCGCCGTGGTCGTGACGACCGCGCTGAACCTGTCGGGCGTACGGGCCGCGGCGCTGGTCGGCTTCCTGGTGCTGGCCATGGAGATCGTCGTGCTGCTGGTCTTCCTGGTCGCCGCGGTCGTCGCGCTGGCCCAGGACGGGGCGCGGCGCGGCTGGCTGTCACCGCTGACCGGTGAGGGCGGCTTCTCCATGACGGCCGTGCTGGGGGCGGTGTCGGTCGCGGTGCTCTCCTATCTGGGCTTCGACGCGATCGCCTCCTTCGCGGAGGAGGCGACGGGCGGTTCGGAGCGGGTGGCCCGGGCGGTGCTGACGTGTCTGGTGGTGGCGGGCGTGCTGTTCGTCGCGCAGACCTACCTCGCCGCCCTGCTCGCGCCGATGTCACCGGCGGAGCTGGCGGCGAAGCCGGAGAACCAGGGGTCGGCGTTCTACGACACGGTCGACTCGGCGACGGGGACCTGGCTGCACGACCTGGTGGCCGTCAGCAAGGCGATCGGCGCGGCCTTCGCCGCCCTGGCGGGCCAGGCGGCGGCCGGCCGGCTGCTGTTCGCCATGGCCCGTCAGCGGCGGCTGCCGAATCTTCTGGCGAAGGTGGACCGGGGGTCGGGGGTGCCGCGCCTGGCCCTGCTGGCCGCGGCGGCGGTGACGCTGGTCGCGGCGGTGTGGGCCGCCCGACGGGACGACGGGCTGGACCGGCTGGTGTCGGTCGTGGACGTCGGCGCGCTGGTGGCCTTCGCTCTGCTGCACCTGTCGGTGATCGGCTGGTTCGCGGTCCGCAAGCGGGGCGGGACGCCCCGCTTGGTGCGACATGTGGTGCTGCCGCTGCTGGGACTGGTGGTGACGGTCGCGGTCATCGTCGAGGCGGCGGCCACGGCCCGCTTCGTCGGTGCGGTGTGGCTGGCCGCCGGCTTGGGCGTGCTGGGCGCGCAGGCGCTGCGGCGTACGACGCCGGAGTGA
- a CDS encoding 4-hydroxy-3-methylbut-2-enyl diphosphate reductase, with the protein MDGMTATPARKVLLAAPRGYCAGVDRAVIAVEKALEQYGAPVYVRHEIVHNKYVVKTLEKKGAIFVEETAEVPEGNIVIFSAHGVAPVVHDEAARGKLATIDATCPLVTKVHKEAVRFANEDYDILLIGHEGHEEVIGTSGEAPDHIQLVDGPKDVANVEVRDESKVVWLSQTTLSVDETMETVDALKTKFPQLISPPSDDICYATQNRQIAVKQMGADADLVIVVGSKNSSNSVRLVEVALGAGARAAHLVDFADEIDEAWLEGVRTVGVTSGASVPEILVEGVLEWLAERGYADVEVITAAKESITFSLPKELRRDLRAEAAELSAESAASSESAETA; encoded by the coding sequence ATGGACGGCATGACTGCTACGCCCGCCCGTAAGGTCCTGCTCGCCGCCCCCCGTGGCTACTGCGCGGGTGTCGACCGCGCCGTGATCGCCGTCGAGAAGGCTCTGGAGCAGTACGGTGCGCCGGTCTATGTGCGCCACGAGATCGTTCACAACAAATACGTGGTCAAGACCCTCGAGAAGAAGGGCGCCATCTTCGTCGAGGAGACGGCCGAGGTCCCCGAGGGCAACATCGTGATCTTCTCGGCGCACGGAGTCGCGCCGGTCGTCCACGACGAGGCCGCCCGCGGCAAGCTCGCCACGATCGACGCCACGTGCCCTCTGGTCACCAAGGTCCACAAGGAAGCCGTCCGCTTCGCCAACGAGGACTACGACATCCTCCTCATCGGCCACGAGGGCCACGAGGAGGTCATCGGCACCAGCGGCGAGGCCCCGGACCACATCCAGCTCGTCGACGGCCCCAAGGACGTCGCCAACGTGGAGGTCCGTGACGAGTCCAAGGTCGTCTGGCTCTCCCAGACCACCCTCTCCGTCGACGAGACGATGGAGACCGTGGACGCGCTGAAGACCAAGTTCCCGCAGCTCATCAGCCCGCCCAGCGACGACATCTGCTATGCCACGCAGAACCGTCAGATCGCGGTCAAGCAGATGGGCGCGGACGCCGACCTCGTGATCGTCGTCGGCTCCAAGAACTCCTCCAACTCGGTCCGTCTCGTCGAGGTCGCCCTCGGCGCGGGCGCCCGCGCCGCCCACCTCGTGGACTTCGCCGACGAGATCGACGAGGCCTGGCTGGAGGGCGTGCGGACGGTCGGTGTGACCTCCGGCGCGTCGGTGCCCGAGATCCTCGTCGAGGGCGTCCTGGAGTGGCTCGCCGAGCGCGGCTACGCCGACGTCGAGGTCATCACGGCCGCCAAGGAGTCCATCACCTTCTCGCTCCCCAAGGAGCTGCGCCGGGACCTGCGGGCCGAGGCGGCGGAGCTGTCGGCGGAGTCGGCTGCATCGTCCGAGTCGGCTGAGACCGCCTGA
- the ppgK gene encoding polyphosphate--glucose phosphotransferase: MDVFGVDIGGSGIKGAPVDLARGELAEERFKVLTPHPATPDAVADCVREVVEHFGWSGGSIGATFPGVVVDGTTRTAANVSKDWINRDAAGLLGERLGAPVTLLNDADAAGLAEMHYGAGRGRKGTVIVLTFGTGIGSAVFIDGRLVPNTELGHLELRGHDAETRASTRVKEDKGLSWERWAKRVEKYLLHVENLFSPELFVIGGGVSRKADKFLPLIKRVSAEIVPARLENSAGIVGAAMAASAAGSAPAFAL; encoded by the coding sequence ATGGACGTATTCGGCGTGGACATCGGCGGATCGGGCATCAAGGGCGCACCGGTCGATCTGGCCCGGGGTGAGTTGGCGGAGGAGCGTTTCAAGGTCCTCACCCCCCATCCGGCGACCCCGGATGCGGTGGCGGACTGCGTCCGCGAGGTCGTGGAGCACTTCGGCTGGTCCGGCGGTTCGATCGGGGCGACCTTCCCCGGTGTGGTGGTCGACGGGACGACGCGCACGGCCGCGAACGTCTCCAAGGACTGGATCAACCGGGACGCGGCGGGTCTGCTGGGCGAGCGGCTCGGGGCGCCGGTGACGCTGCTGAACGACGCGGACGCCGCCGGGCTCGCCGAGATGCACTACGGCGCGGGCCGCGGCCGCAAGGGCACCGTCATCGTCCTCACCTTCGGTACCGGCATCGGCAGCGCCGTGTTCATCGACGGCAGGCTCGTGCCCAACACGGAGCTCGGCCATCTGGAGCTGCGGGGGCACGACGCGGAGACCCGCGCCTCGACGCGGGTCAAGGAGGACAAGGGCCTGAGCTGGGAGCGCTGGGCCAAGCGCGTCGAGAAGTATCTGCTGCACGTCGAGAATCTCTTCTCGCCCGAGCTGTTCGTGATCGGCGGCGGCGTCAGCCGCAAGGCGGACAAGTTCCTGCCGCTGATCAAGAGGGTCAGCGCGGAGATCGTTCCCGCCCGGCTGGAGAACAGCGCGGGGATCGTGGGGGCCGCGATGGCCGCTTCCGCTGCCGGTTCCGCTCCCGCCTTCGCGCTCTGA
- a CDS encoding DUF6542 domain-containing protein codes for MEQPSTRTPQRKARRTPPVPRPAAPVGQGEHATVYRSGPGPGVPPLRRALDRMPAARLTGLGSGLLTALGMLAIGAGDAALLDGSPAVYGVFFIIGSAACALWVRPADLVTAPISAPIAYAVGGVPISGGGGGFGTQLMGLITLLSLNAGWLYAGTLLAALIALVRRIALIRARRRERNRQRKRPSRPPRSPRCSPAGRERSPR; via the coding sequence GTGGAGCAACCCAGCACACGTACCCCGCAGCGCAAGGCCCGCCGCACGCCCCCCGTGCCGCGCCCCGCTGCCCCCGTGGGACAGGGCGAGCACGCGACGGTCTACCGGTCGGGGCCCGGGCCCGGGGTGCCGCCGCTGCGGCGGGCGCTGGACCGGATGCCGGCGGCCCGGCTGACGGGGCTCGGCAGCGGGCTGCTCACCGCGCTCGGGATGCTGGCCATCGGCGCGGGCGACGCGGCGCTGCTGGACGGCTCCCCCGCCGTCTACGGCGTGTTCTTCATCATCGGCAGCGCGGCCTGCGCGCTGTGGGTGCGGCCCGCCGACCTGGTGACCGCGCCGATCAGCGCGCCCATCGCGTACGCCGTCGGCGGGGTGCCGATCAGCGGCGGCGGGGGCGGCTTCGGCACCCAGCTCATGGGGCTGATCACCCTGCTGTCGCTGAACGCCGGATGGCTCTACGCCGGCACCCTGCTGGCCGCGCTGATCGCCCTCGTCCGCAGGATCGCGCTGATCAGAGCGCGAAGGCGGGAGCGGAACCGGCAGCGGAAGCGGCCATCGCGGCCCCCACGATCCCCGCGCTGTTCTCCAGCCGGGCGGGAACGATCTCCGCGCTGA
- the ychF gene encoding redox-regulated ATPase YchF yields MSLTIGIVGLPNVGKSTLFNALTKNDVLAANYPFATIEPNVGVVGVPDPRLQKLAEIFGSQKILPATVDFVDIAGIVRGASEGEGLGNKFLANIRESDAICQVIRAFKDENVVHVDGKVSPKDDIETINTELILADLQSVEKAVPRLTKESRLQKEKVAVLAAVESARKILESGQTLFSAGITKGTEQGDLLHELHLLTTKPFLYVFNVDEDELVDEDFKNEQRALVAPAEAIFLNAKIESELIELDDDEALELLQSMGQEEPGLATLGRVGFATLGLQTYLTAGPKETRAWTIKKGATAPEAAGVIHTDFQKGFIKAEVISFDDLIATGSVADARAAGKARMEGKEYVMADGDVVEFRFNV; encoded by the coding sequence GTGTCGCTCACGATCGGAATCGTCGGCCTGCCGAATGTCGGCAAGTCGACCCTGTTCAACGCCCTGACCAAGAACGACGTACTGGCGGCCAACTACCCGTTCGCCACCATCGAGCCCAACGTCGGTGTCGTCGGTGTCCCCGACCCCCGGCTGCAGAAGCTCGCGGAGATCTTCGGTTCGCAGAAGATCCTCCCCGCCACGGTCGACTTCGTGGACATCGCGGGCATCGTGCGCGGCGCCTCGGAGGGCGAGGGCCTGGGCAACAAGTTCCTCGCGAACATCCGTGAGTCCGACGCGATCTGCCAGGTCATCCGCGCCTTCAAGGACGAGAACGTCGTCCACGTCGACGGCAAGGTCTCGCCCAAGGACGACATCGAGACCATCAACACCGAGCTGATCCTCGCGGACCTCCAGTCCGTCGAGAAGGCCGTCCCGCGCCTGACCAAGGAATCCCGTCTCCAGAAGGAGAAGGTCGCGGTCCTGGCCGCCGTGGAGTCCGCCCGGAAGATCCTAGAGTCCGGCCAGACGCTCTTCTCGGCCGGCATCACCAAGGGCACCGAGCAGGGCGACCTGCTGCACGAGCTGCACCTGCTGACCACCAAGCCGTTCCTCTACGTCTTCAACGTCGACGAGGACGAGCTGGTCGACGAGGACTTCAAGAACGAGCAGCGCGCCCTGGTCGCCCCGGCCGAGGCGATCTTCCTCAACGCGAAGATCGAGTCCGAGCTGATCGAGCTGGACGACGACGAGGCGCTGGAGCTCCTGCAGTCCATGGGCCAGGAGGAGCCCGGCCTGGCCACCCTCGGCCGCGTCGGCTTCGCCACCCTCGGCCTGCAGACCTACCTGACGGCCGGCCCGAAGGAAACCCGCGCCTGGACCATCAAGAAGGGCGCCACGGCCCCCGAGGCGGCCGGTGTCATCCACACCGACTTCCAGAAGGGCTTCATCAAGGCCGAGGTCATCTCCTTCGACGACCTGATCGCCACCGGCTCCGTAGCCGACGCCCGCGCGGCCGGCAAGGCCCGCATGGAGGGCAAGGAGTACGTGATGGCGGACGGCGACGTGGTGGAGTTCCGCTTCAACGTCTGA
- a CDS encoding Uma2 family endonuclease produces the protein MTALPDWMIPPRPEGWFAEDLDRLPDAPRHTELIDGALVFRMLPQRAWHSHLVTMLTVALMERAPEGLEVGREMTIRLDERNRPEPDLLVATTPFDPDRTWFAAKDVQLVVEVVSPESAHRDRTVKLRKYAQAGIPHYWCIEDEDGAPVVHVYELDEPTGVYAPAGIFRHTLQRELPFEIGLDLDKLTPRKGG, from the coding sequence ATGACCGCACTGCCCGACTGGATGATTCCGCCCCGTCCCGAGGGATGGTTCGCGGAAGATCTGGACCGCCTGCCGGACGCCCCTCGCCACACCGAGCTGATCGACGGGGCCCTCGTCTTCAGGATGCTGCCGCAGCGGGCATGGCACAGCCACCTTGTCACCATGCTCACCGTCGCCCTCATGGAGCGGGCGCCGGAAGGACTCGAAGTCGGCCGGGAGATGACCATCCGGCTCGACGAACGCAACCGCCCCGAGCCCGACCTCCTGGTGGCCACGACCCCTTTCGACCCTGACCGCACCTGGTTCGCGGCGAAGGACGTGCAGCTCGTGGTCGAAGTGGTCTCCCCCGAGTCCGCGCACCGCGACCGCACGGTCAAGCTGCGCAAGTACGCACAGGCCGGGATCCCGCACTACTGGTGCATCGAGGACGAGGACGGTGCGCCTGTCGTCCATGTCTACGAGCTGGACGAGCCGACCGGGGTCTACGCCCCGGCGGGGATCTTCCGCCATACCCTCCAGCGGGAGCTGCCGTTCGAGATCGGCCTCGACCTCGACAAGCTCACGCCGCGCAAGGGCGGGTGA
- a CDS encoding GntR family transcriptional regulator: MAFGDQPAYLRVAGDLRQKIVAGELPPHTRLPSQARIREQYGVSDTVALEARKVLMAEGLVEGRSGSGTYVREQPVPRALVRTGYRSVGDSTPFRQEQADDRVKGTWESRSEQVAAGADVARRLRIAVGDRVMRTGYLFRAAGEPAMLSTSWEPLAVTGRTPVMLPEEGPLAGKGVVERMAAIDLIVDNVTEEVSARPGLAEEALALGGVPGHCVLVVSRTYLAGGCPVETADIVMLAERHRVAYHLPVK; the protein is encoded by the coding sequence GTGGCCTTCGGTGACCAGCCCGCATATCTCCGCGTCGCCGGTGATCTTCGCCAGAAGATCGTCGCAGGCGAGTTGCCGCCGCATACCCGACTTCCCTCCCAAGCGCGCATTCGCGAGCAGTACGGGGTCTCGGACACCGTCGCCCTGGAGGCCCGCAAGGTGCTGATGGCCGAGGGGCTGGTCGAGGGGCGGTCCGGGTCGGGGACGTATGTGCGGGAGCAGCCCGTGCCGCGGGCGCTCGTGCGGACGGGGTACCGGTCGGTGGGGGATTCCACGCCGTTCCGGCAGGAGCAGGCCGACGACCGGGTCAAGGGGACCTGGGAGTCGCGCAGTGAGCAGGTGGCGGCCGGTGCCGATGTGGCGCGGCGGCTGCGGATCGCGGTCGGTGACCGGGTGATGCGGACGGGCTATCTCTTCCGGGCCGCGGGGGAGCCGGCCATGCTCTCCACCTCCTGGGAGCCGCTGGCCGTCACCGGGCGGACGCCGGTGATGCTGCCCGAGGAGGGGCCGCTGGCCGGCAAGGGGGTGGTCGAGCGGATGGCCGCCATCGATCTGATCGTGGACAACGTCACCGAGGAGGTCAGCGCGCGCCCCGGGCTGGCCGAGGAGGCGCTGGCGCTCGGCGGGGTGCCCGGCCACTGCGTGCTGGTCGTCTCGCGCACCTATCTCGCGGGGGGCTGCCCGGTCGAGACGGCGGACATCGTCATGCTCGCCGAGCGGCACCGGGTCGCTTACCACCTGCCGGTGAAGTGA
- a CDS encoding APC family permease, producing MSTEQGSHSNYRRSLGTAALTAVGLGSIIGSGWLFGAERAAALAGPAAILAWVIGAVVALTIALTYTELGSMFPKAGGMVRFGQYSHGSLSGYMAAWANWIAIVSVIPGEATASIQYMSSWDFGWAQGLFDGKELTGTGLACASVLVVFYFFLNWFAITLFAKTNNAITVFKVVVPVLTAGALIFAHFDTSNVTDHGGFAPNGWSAVFSAVAVAGIVWAFNGFQSPLNMAAEARNPGKSLPKAVIGSILIALVIYIALQVAFLMAVPAQDLTAAGGWNALGYKSPLADLSIAWGLNWLALLLYADAFVSPSGTGMIYAATTSRMINGVQENGHLPKVFGKVDPKTGVPKPALLLNLVISFIFLAVFRGWGSIAEIVGVATVISYITGPVAVMSLRRIAPGMKRPVKLKAMPVIAPIAMIFGSLVMYWARWPLTGKVIFIMAIGLPIWAWYELRKPWAELKPHLMAGAWMVTYLLVMAFVSWAGGTEFGGKGYLAQGWDIVVVALIALVFYAWGVRSAWRNPTLVEVEKEMTAMAEAEEREEAELAKAAEKEAAKA from the coding sequence TTGAGTACCGAACAGGGTTCCCACTCGAATTACCGCCGGAGCTTGGGCACGGCGGCCCTGACGGCCGTCGGTCTCGGGTCGATCATCGGCTCCGGCTGGCTCTTCGGAGCCGAGCGAGCCGCCGCGCTGGCCGGTCCGGCCGCGATCCTCGCCTGGGTCATCGGCGCCGTCGTGGCGCTGACCATAGCCCTGACGTACACCGAGCTCGGCTCGATGTTCCCGAAGGCCGGCGGCATGGTGCGGTTCGGCCAGTACTCGCACGGCTCGCTCTCCGGGTACATGGCCGCCTGGGCCAACTGGATCGCCATCGTCTCCGTCATCCCCGGCGAGGCGACCGCGTCCATCCAGTACATGAGCTCGTGGGACTTCGGCTGGGCGCAGGGCCTGTTCGACGGCAAGGAGCTCACCGGCACCGGTCTGGCGTGCGCCAGCGTCCTGGTGGTCTTCTACTTCTTCCTGAACTGGTTCGCGATCACCCTGTTCGCCAAGACGAACAACGCGATCACCGTGTTCAAGGTCGTCGTGCCGGTGCTCACGGCGGGCGCGCTGATCTTCGCCCACTTCGACACGAGCAACGTCACCGACCACGGCGGGTTCGCGCCGAACGGCTGGAGCGCCGTCTTCAGCGCCGTTGCCGTCGCGGGCATCGTCTGGGCCTTCAACGGCTTCCAGTCGCCGCTGAACATGGCCGCCGAGGCCCGTAACCCGGGCAAGTCGCTGCCGAAGGCCGTCATCGGCTCGATCCTGATCGCCCTGGTGATCTACATCGCCCTCCAGGTCGCGTTCCTGATGGCCGTCCCGGCCCAGGACCTCACCGCGGCCGGCGGCTGGAACGCGCTGGGCTACAAGTCCCCGCTCGCGGACCTCTCCATCGCCTGGGGCCTGAACTGGCTGGCGCTGCTGCTCTACGCGGACGCCTTCGTCTCCCCCTCCGGCACCGGCATGATCTACGCGGCCACCACCTCGCGCATGATCAACGGCGTCCAGGAGAACGGCCACCTGCCCAAGGTCTTCGGCAAGGTCGACCCCAAGACCGGTGTGCCGAAGCCGGCGCTGCTGCTCAACCTCGTGATCTCGTTCATCTTCCTGGCCGTCTTCCGCGGCTGGGGCTCGATAGCGGAGATCGTCGGTGTGGCCACGGTCATCTCGTACATCACCGGCCCCGTCGCCGTGATGTCGCTGCGCCGCATCGCGCCCGGCATGAAGCGCCCGGTCAAGCTGAAGGCCATGCCGGTCATCGCGCCCATAGCGATGATCTTCGGCTCCCTGGTCATGTACTGGGCGCGCTGGCCGCTGACGGGCAAGGTCATCTTCATCATGGCCATCGGTCTGCCGATCTGGGCCTGGTACGAGCTGCGCAAGCCGTGGGCCGAGCTCAAGCCGCACCTGATGGCCGGCGCCTGGATGGTCACCTACCTGCTGGTCATGGCCTTCGTGTCGTGGGCCGGCGGCACCGAGTTCGGTGGCAAGGGCTACCTCGCCCAGGGCTGGGACATCGTCGTGGTCGCCCTGATCGCCCTCGTCTTCTACGCGTGGGGCGTGCGCAGCGCCTGGCGCAACCCCACCCTGGTGGAGGTCGAGAAGGAGATGACGGCCATGGCCGAGGCCGAGGAGCGCGAAGAGGCGGAACTCGCCAAGGCGGCCGAGAAGGAGGCGGCGAAGGCGTAG
- a CDS encoding SPOR domain-containing protein, with protein sequence MNETGPVLPWLVIRQDENGNRYRVGRYATKTEAEKVADRLDTHGHPQLYIVERVGRAVS encoded by the coding sequence ATGAATGAGACTGGACCGGTCCTGCCCTGGCTGGTGATCCGCCAGGACGAGAACGGCAACCGCTATCGCGTCGGCCGCTACGCCACGAAGACCGAGGCCGAGAAGGTGGCCGACCGGCTGGACACCCACGGTCACCCCCAGCTCTACATAGTGGAGCGCGTGGGGCGGGCGGTCTCGTAA
- a CDS encoding (deoxy)nucleoside triphosphate pyrophosphohydrolase → MTTVRVVVGGAVFDRGRLLAARRSAPPELAGRWELPGGKLEPGESARQALVRELREELGVEVEPLARIDGEWPLKPPYVLHVWTARLLAGEVRPLQDHDELRWLTPDRVDEVDWLEADRPAVAAAARLLTAGVTDSDTPSVPQETVRDH, encoded by the coding sequence ATGACGACGGTACGTGTGGTGGTGGGTGGAGCGGTCTTCGACCGGGGGCGGCTGCTCGCCGCGCGGCGCAGCGCCCCGCCCGAGCTGGCAGGCCGGTGGGAGCTGCCCGGTGGCAAGCTCGAGCCCGGCGAGAGCGCCCGGCAGGCGCTCGTACGGGAGCTGCGCGAGGAGCTCGGCGTCGAGGTCGAGCCGCTCGCGCGCATCGACGGTGAGTGGCCCCTGAAGCCGCCGTACGTGCTCCACGTCTGGACGGCCCGGCTGCTGGCGGGCGAGGTCCGTCCGCTCCAGGACCACGACGAGCTGCGCTGGCTCACTCCGGACCGGGTGGACGAGGTGGACTGGCTCGAGGCGGATCGCCCCGCGGTGGCCGCCGCCGCCCGGTTGCTCACTGCTGGAGTGACCGATTCCGATACGCCATCCGTGCCACAGGAGACGGTCCGGGACCACTGA
- a CDS encoding ATP-binding protein, whose translation MVGVSDSAGTLASTPGFAEWSFPAEPGAVRTARTLVRDTLEEWGMEGVTDVTVLLVSELVTNSLRYASGPIGVRMYSHAGPVLLVEVSDPLPDPPRERVAEPDDEGGRGLQLVALASRRWGTRRGNTGKTVWFELSLPG comes from the coding sequence GTGGTCGGCGTGAGCGACAGCGCAGGGACCTTGGCATCCACGCCCGGATTCGCCGAGTGGAGCTTCCCCGCCGAGCCGGGCGCCGTACGGACCGCCCGCACCCTGGTGCGCGACACCCTGGAGGAATGGGGGATGGAGGGCGTCACCGATGTGACGGTCCTGCTGGTCAGCGAGCTGGTCACCAATTCCCTGCGGTACGCGAGCGGCCCGATCGGTGTACGGATGTACTCGCACGCGGGCCCCGTCCTCCTCGTCGAGGTCTCCGACCCGCTGCCCGACCCGCCCCGCGAGCGCGTCGCCGAACCCGACGACGAGGGGGGCCGGGGACTGCAACTGGTGGCACTCGCCTCCCGCCGCTGGGGGACCCGCCGCGGAAACACCGGCAAAACGGTGTGGTTCGAACTGAGCTTGCCCGGTTAG